CGTGTTCGACGACGCCGACCTGGATAAGGCCGTCGAAGGCGCGATCATCTCCAAGTACCGCAACAACGGTCAGACCTGCGTCTGCGCCAACCGCCTGTACATCCAGGATTCGGTGTACGACGCCTTCGCCGAGAAGCTGAAAGTGGCCGTGGCCAAGCTGAAGATCGGCAACGGCCTGGAAGAAGGCACCACCACCGGCCCGCTGATCGACGAAAAAGCCGTGGCCAAGGTCCAGGAACACATCGCCGACGCCCTGAAAAAAGGCGCGACCCTGCTGGCCGGCGGCAAGCCGATGGAAGGCAACTTCTTCGAGCCGACCATCCTGGTCAACGTGCCCAAAGACGCGGCCGTGGCCAAGGAAGAAACCTTCGGCCCGCTGGCACCGCTGTTCCGCTTCAAAGACGAAGCCGAAGTCATCGCCATGTCCAACGACACCGAATTCGGCCTGGCGTCGTACTTCTATGCCCGCGACCTGGGTCGTGTGTTCCGTGTGGCCGAGGCCCTGGAATACGGCATGGTCGGGGTCAACACCGGCCTGATCTCCAACGAAGTGGCGCCGTTCGGCGGCATCAAGGCCTCGGGCCTGGGCCGCGAAGGTTCCAAGTACGGGATCGAGGATTACCTGGAAATCAAATACCTCTGCCTGGGTATCTGATCCGGTTTCAAGCGCCGGGGGCACGAGAGCGCTGTCCCCCTGCGCCGCTTAAAAAAACGCACTTTTCAAGGTGGCCCGGGAAGGCTCCGACAGTCGATCAACGCATGCTGTCGCAGCCGCTTCCCCGCCCCGCAACCCTTGAATCACACCGCTGTAGCCGCGGTGAATGAGGACACTATGAGCAAGACCAACGCATCCCTGATGAAACGCCGTGAAGCCGCGGTACCGCGCGGTGTTGGCCAGATTCACCCGATCTTCGCCGACAGCGCGAAGAACGCCACCGTCACCGACGTTGAAGGCCGCGAGTTCATCGACTTCGCCGGCGGTATCGCGGTACTGAACACCGGTCACGTGCACCCGAAAGTCATCGCCGCGGTGACCGAGCAGCTGAACAAGCTGACCCACACCTGCTTCCAGGTGCTGGCCTACGAGCCTTACGTGGAACTGTGCGAAAAGATCAACGCCAAGGTCCCGGGTGACTTCGCCAAGAAAACCCTGCTGGTGACCACCGGTTCCGAAGCCGTGGAAAACGCCGTGAAGATCGCCCGTGCCGCCACTGGCCGCGCCGGCGTGATCGCCTTCACCGGCGCCTACCACGGCCGCACCATGATGACCCTGGGCCTGACCGGCAAGGTCGTGCCTTACTCGGCCGGCATGGGCCTGATGCCAGGCGGCATCTTCCGCGCGCTGTACCCCAACGAACTGCATGGCGTGAGCATCGACGACTCCATCGCCAGCATCGAGCGCATCTTCAAGAACGACGCCGAGCCCCGTGACATCGCCGCGATCATCATCGAGCCAGTGCAGGGCGAAGGCGGTTTCTACGTTGCGCCCAAAGAGTTCATGAAGCGCCTGCGCGCCCTGTGCGACCAGCACGGCATCCTGCTGATCGCCGACGAAGTGCAGACCGGCGCTGGCCGTACCGGCACCTTCTTCGCCATGGAGCAGATGGGCGTTGCCGCCGACCTGACCACCTTCGCCAAATCCATCGCTGGCGGCTTCCCGCTGGCCGGTGTCTGCGGCAAGGCCGAATACATGGACGCCATCGCTCCTGGCGGCCTGGGCGGCACCTACGCCGGTAGCCCGATCGCCTGTGCAGCCGCCCTGGCGGTGATGGAAGTATTCGAGGAAGAGCACCTGCTGGATCGCTGCAAGGCGGTGGGCGAGCGTCTGGTGACCGGTCTCAAGGCCATCCAGGCCAAGTACCCGGTGATCGGCGAAGTGCGTGCCCTGGGCGCGATGATCGCGGTGGAACTGTTCGAAAACGGCGACAGCCACAAGCCGAACGCCGCTGCCGTGGCCCAGGTCGTGGCCAAGGCTCGCGACAAGGGGCTGATCCTGCTGTCCTGTGGCACCTACGGCAACGTGCTGCGGGTGCTGGTGCCGCTGACCTCGCCAGACGAGCAGCTGGATAAAGGCCTGGCCATCATGGAAGAGTGCTTCGCTGAACTCTGAGTGGTTGCTGTGACCTGATCGACAAAAAAACCCGCTTCGGCGGGTTTTTTTCGTCCCCGGGCGGTCCGTGGGGGATTTGCGCTGTATGGAAGCCCGCGCATTGACTAAGGTGCAAAGGATTGCCTAGGGAGCGTGCTGCATGACCGCTGTTGATTTACCCGCTGTACCTCGTGTGCTGATTGCCGAGGCCGACCCCTGGTCCCGCGATTTGCTCAAGCAAGTGCTGCTCAACGTGCGCTGTGATGCGCGTGTGGACCTGTGTGCCGACGGTCAGGAAGCCTTGGAGCTGTTGAGCGAAAAACCTTACGACCTGATCATTGCCGACTGGGAGTTGCCCGGGGTGGATGGTCTCGCCTTGCTGCGCTCCGTGCGCCAACGCAAGCGCAACCCGCTGCAGCCGTTCATTCTGCTCAGCGCTCGCAACGACAGTGCCAGCGTGCGCGAGGCCCTGCCCCTGGCGCCCACCGCCTACCTGACCAAACCCTTGAACATGGAAGGCCTGACCCAGCGCCTGCAGGGGTTGCTGCTGGACGCCGGCCAGGAAGTCTCCTGCGAGGTGCCGGCCCTGGCCCCGGGCATGAGCCTGTGGACTTTTCTCGAACGCCGGCGCGAGATCGCAGACGGCGCACCGTTGCTGACCGACGTGCAGTTGGCGGTCAAGCGCAGCCTCAATCCTGAAGGTCTGGACCTCAAGCTGTTGGAGGAGGAGCTGCGCACGGACCCGCAGGTCACCGCGGTGCTGATCGCGGCCGCCAACAGCGCCGCGCAGCACCACGGCGACGGCGTGCAGACCCTGTCCCAGGCCCTGCACCGGCTGGGCACCGGGCAGAGCATGAACCTGATTCTCGGGCTGACCCTCAAGCGCAGCGCGCGCCTGAGCGACCCGGCCCTGGCCGACTACGCCGAGCGCTACTGGGAGCTGTCGCTGCACACCGCGGAATACGGCCGCACCCTGGCGCGCTTGCTGGATTTGGACCAGGAGCGCTGCTATTGCGCCGGGCTATTGCATCGCCTGGGCGATCTGGCGCTGCTGCGCTGTTTGCAGGAGTGGAAACAGGCCGGGGGCGAGCTCGACGATCAGGAAGAGATCGGCGATGCCCTGGAGCGTTTTGGCGCGGCCTACGGTTCGGCCCTGCGCACCCGCTGGCGCATGCCCCTGGAACTGCGGGATCTGATTGCCTCGAGCTATCAGTTGGGCGGTGGGGTGTACTCCCGCGAGGCGCTGGTGATGAACCTGGCGGCGCAGCTGGCGCGCTTGACCGAGCATGAGGGGATCGAGGAACTGGCCCGCAGCAAGACCGCGCGCCTGCTGAAAATCGGCTTGCCGGAGCTGACCCGCCTGCGCAAAGGCTGACCCGACATTGGAGCCGGCTTGGCGGCGAAGAGGCCCCGGGCCTTGGGCAAGCCGTGGGAGTGTCTTGGCTGGCAAGCCCGCTCCAACGAGCGGGGGCGCGGGTGATTACCCGCTGACGATGCGGTTCTTGCCCTGGCGCTTGGCCTGGTACATCGCCGCGTCGGCGCGGGCGAACAGGCTGTCGAGGCTTTCATCTTCGCGGCGCCGGCTGCTCAGGCCCTGGCTGATGGTGATGTTGAAGGTCTGGCCCTGGCAGCTGAAGGTCTGCCGCTGAATCTCTCGCTGCAGGCGTTCGGCGACCTTGTGGGCCATGTCCGTGGCGCAGCCGGGAAACACCGCCGCGAACTCTTCGCCACCGATGCGCCCGAACAGATCGCCGCGGCGCAAGGCGGCACGCCCGCTTTCGGCAATGCGTTGCAGCACGATGTCGCCTTCGGGGTGACCGTAGGTGTCGTTGATCACCTTGAAGTCATCGATGTCCAGCAACAGAAAGACCAGGGGCAAGCCGTGCAGGCGCGCCTGCTCGAACTCGCGATGGGCGCATTCGAAGAAGTGCCGGCGGTTGCTGCTCTGGGTCAGCACGTCGGTGGTCGCCAGGCGTTGCAGTTCGGCTTCCAGCTGCTTCTTCTCGGTGATGTCTTCGGCAATGCCCACCACGATCAGCCGTTGCCCGGGTTCGGCGTTGCGGTTGATGAAGCATTTGTCGCTGAGCCAGCGCACCTGGCCATTGGCGTCGATGATGCGGTACTCGCGGTCTTCCACCGCGCCCTTTTCCAGCACCTGGGCCAGGCTGCGCTCGGCGTATTCCAGATCGTCGGGGTAGATGCTGTCGCGCCACTGCTTGCTGTCCGCCAGCAGCAGTCCGGCAGGGCGTCCGAATATGCGTTCATAGGCCGGGCTGACGTACAGCACCTGGCGGCTGTCCCAGTCATAGGCCCAGAGCACCGCGTTGACGCTGACCAGCAGGGAGCTGAACAGCTGCTCGCGCTCGGTCAGGCGCGCGACCTCGCCCTGGGCGTGCATCAGGGCCAGTAGGGTTTGCGCGGCTTCGGGCCACTGCACAAGCGAAGATGGAGTGTGTGAATTCTTATTGACCATCGGCACAGATCTCAAGAGGTCTGCCGCGCGGTATTGAACAGCGGCTACGACCAAGCCCGCC
This genomic stretch from Pseudomonas sp. Os17 harbors:
- a CDS encoding GGDEF domain-containing protein; the protein is MVNKNSHTPSSLVQWPEAAQTLLALMHAQGEVARLTEREQLFSSLLVSVNAVLWAYDWDSRQVLYVSPAYERIFGRPAGLLLADSKQWRDSIYPDDLEYAERSLAQVLEKGAVEDREYRIIDANGQVRWLSDKCFINRNAEPGQRLIVVGIAEDITEKKQLEAELQRLATTDVLTQSSNRRHFFECAHREFEQARLHGLPLVFLLLDIDDFKVINDTYGHPEGDIVLQRIAESGRAALRRGDLFGRIGGEEFAAVFPGCATDMAHKVAERLQREIQRQTFSCQGQTFNITISQGLSSRRREDESLDSLFARADAAMYQAKRQGKNRIVSG
- the gabT gene encoding 4-aminobutyrate--2-oxoglutarate transaminase, which produces MSKTNASLMKRREAAVPRGVGQIHPIFADSAKNATVTDVEGREFIDFAGGIAVLNTGHVHPKVIAAVTEQLNKLTHTCFQVLAYEPYVELCEKINAKVPGDFAKKTLLVTTGSEAVENAVKIARAATGRAGVIAFTGAYHGRTMMTLGLTGKVVPYSAGMGLMPGGIFRALYPNELHGVSIDDSIASIERIFKNDAEPRDIAAIIIEPVQGEGGFYVAPKEFMKRLRALCDQHGILLIADEVQTGAGRTGTFFAMEQMGVAADLTTFAKSIAGGFPLAGVCGKAEYMDAIAPGGLGGTYAGSPIACAAALAVMEVFEEEHLLDRCKAVGERLVTGLKAIQAKYPVIGEVRALGAMIAVELFENGDSHKPNAAAVAQVVAKARDKGLILLSCGTYGNVLRVLVPLTSPDEQLDKGLAIMEECFAEL
- a CDS encoding HDOD domain-containing protein; translation: MTAVDLPAVPRVLIAEADPWSRDLLKQVLLNVRCDARVDLCADGQEALELLSEKPYDLIIADWELPGVDGLALLRSVRQRKRNPLQPFILLSARNDSASVREALPLAPTAYLTKPLNMEGLTQRLQGLLLDAGQEVSCEVPALAPGMSLWTFLERRREIADGAPLLTDVQLAVKRSLNPEGLDLKLLEEELRTDPQVTAVLIAAANSAAQHHGDGVQTLSQALHRLGTGQSMNLILGLTLKRSARLSDPALADYAERYWELSLHTAEYGRTLARLLDLDQERCYCAGLLHRLGDLALLRCLQEWKQAGGELDDQEEIGDALERFGAAYGSALRTRWRMPLELRDLIASSYQLGGGVYSREALVMNLAAQLARLTEHEGIEELARSKTARLLKIGLPELTRLRKG